A genome region from Mycolicibacterium litorale includes the following:
- the nuoL gene encoding NADH-quinone oxidoreductase subunit L, whose translation MTAGVWLLIALPLAGAVALLLAGRRSDRWGHLVGTAAAVASFVVGAVLFAGMLSRPAEERAVHETLFSWVPVGELQVDFGLQLDQLSMCFVLLITGVGSLIHVYSIGYMAHDPGRRRFFAYLNLFVAAMLLLVLADNYLGLYVGWEGVGLASYLLIGFWSHKPSAATAAKKAFVVNRVGDMGLAIALMVMFATVGSVSFAGVFGAAPQLGEGTLTAIGLLLLLGACGKSAQVPLQSWLGDAMEGPTPVSALIHAATMVTAGVYLIVRSGPVFDLAPAAQLAVVIVGTVTLLFGAIVGCAKDDIKKALAASTMSQIGYMVLAAGLGPAGYAFAIMHLLTHGFFKAGLFLGAGSVMHAMGDEVNMRRYGGLRKALPITFATFGLGYLAIIGVPPLAGFFSKDGIIEAALGAGGVKGWVLGGAAIVGAGITAFYMTRVMLMTFFGEKRWAGGVSEATGDGPSVHPHEAPAVMTAPMIVLAVGSVGSGGFLAINGTLSHWLEPVVGTHEEAHAVPVVVATVLILSVVAVGIAIAYRMYGRRAVPAEVPAGSALTVAARRDLYGDAFNEGVLMRPGQALTATVVRIDDEAVDGAATGLAALVSKWSDGMRRLQTGFARSYALGMLGGAALIVAAILAVNLW comes from the coding sequence ATGACCGCTGGAGTGTGGCTGCTGATCGCGCTTCCCCTGGCCGGCGCCGTCGCCCTGCTGCTGGCCGGGCGGCGCTCCGACCGTTGGGGTCACCTGGTGGGTACCGCGGCGGCGGTGGCGTCGTTCGTCGTGGGCGCCGTGTTGTTCGCCGGGATGCTGAGCCGGCCCGCCGAGGAACGCGCCGTGCACGAGACCTTGTTCTCGTGGGTGCCGGTCGGCGAACTGCAGGTCGACTTCGGTCTGCAACTCGACCAGCTGTCGATGTGTTTCGTCCTGCTGATCACCGGTGTCGGCTCGCTCATCCACGTCTACTCGATCGGGTACATGGCCCACGACCCGGGCCGCAGAAGGTTTTTCGCGTACCTCAACCTGTTCGTGGCGGCCATGCTGCTGCTGGTGCTGGCCGACAACTATCTCGGCCTCTACGTCGGATGGGAGGGCGTCGGTCTGGCGTCGTACCTGCTGATCGGGTTCTGGTCGCACAAGCCGTCGGCGGCAACCGCGGCGAAGAAGGCCTTCGTCGTCAACCGTGTCGGTGACATGGGCCTGGCGATCGCGTTGATGGTCATGTTCGCCACGGTCGGGTCGGTCTCGTTCGCCGGAGTGTTCGGCGCCGCACCGCAACTCGGCGAGGGCACGCTGACCGCGATCGGTCTGCTGCTGCTGCTCGGCGCCTGCGGCAAATCGGCCCAGGTGCCGTTGCAGTCCTGGCTGGGTGACGCGATGGAGGGCCCGACGCCGGTGTCGGCGTTGATCCATGCCGCCACCATGGTCACCGCGGGGGTGTACCTGATCGTGCGCTCCGGTCCGGTCTTCGACCTCGCGCCGGCAGCCCAACTCGCCGTCGTCATCGTCGGCACGGTGACACTGCTGTTCGGGGCGATCGTCGGCTGCGCCAAGGACGACATCAAGAAGGCGCTGGCCGCGTCGACGATGAGCCAGATCGGGTACATGGTGCTGGCGGCCGGGCTCGGCCCGGCCGGCTACGCGTTCGCGATCATGCACCTGCTGACCCACGGATTCTTCAAGGCCGGTCTGTTCCTCGGCGCCGGCTCCGTCATGCACGCCATGGGCGACGAGGTGAACATGCGCCGCTACGGCGGGCTGCGCAAGGCCCTGCCGATCACCTTCGCCACGTTCGGGTTGGGGTATCTGGCGATCATCGGGGTGCCGCCCCTGGCGGGGTTCTTCTCCAAGGACGGCATCATCGAAGCCGCGCTGGGCGCCGGCGGCGTCAAGGGCTGGGTGCTTGGGGGTGCGGCGATCGTCGGCGCAGGTATCACCGCCTTCTACATGACGCGGGTCATGTTGATGACGTTCTTCGGCGAGAAGCGTTGGGCCGGTGGGGTGAGCGAAGCGACGGGGGATGGACCCAGCGTGCATCCGCATGAGGCGCCCGCCGTCATGACCGCACCGATGATCGTGCTGGCCGTCGGGTCGGTGGGCTCCGGCGGCTTCCTCGCGATCAACGGCACGCTGTCGCACTGGCTGGAACCGGTGGTCGGCACCCACGAGGAAGCGCACGCGGTGCCGGTCGTCGTCGCCACCGTGCTGATCCTGTCGGTCGTCGCCGTCGGAATCGCGATCGCCTACCGCATGTACGGCAGGCGCGCGGTGCCTGCGGAGGTTCCGGCGGGATCCGCGCTGACCGTCGCCGCTCGCCGCGACCTCTACGGCGATGCCTTCAACGAAGGAGTGCTCATGCGGCCGGGGCAGGCGCTCACCGCGACAGTGGTCCGGATCGACGACGAGGCCGTCGACGGTGCAGCGACCGGACTCGCCGCACTGGTGTCCAAGTGGTCGGACGGAATGCGCCGTCTGCAAACCGGTTTCGCGCGGTCCTACGCGCTGGGCATGCTCGGCGGCGCGGCGCTGATCGTGGCGGCGATCCTGGCGGTGAACCTGTGGTGA
- a CDS encoding NADH-quinone oxidoreductase subunit M has protein sequence MLMPRRALAKWVALAVSLLALGVTVVIAAGFDPGGEQYQFVESRRWIPSFGTGYILGVDGIALALIVLTAVLVPLLIVAGWNDADNAAQRRSVHTYLALTLAVEGMVFMSLIALDILLFYVFFEAMLIPMYFLIGGFGADRVASSKAAVKFLLYNLFGGLIMLAAVIGLYVTTAGSDAFGSGTFDFRAIVAAVAAGDFAVNPAVLNLMFAGFMFAFAVKAPLWPLHRWLPDAAVEATPASAVLMMAVMDKVGTFGMLRYCLQLFPDAATLFRPLIITLAVVGIIYGAVVAIGQTDVMRLIAYTSISHFGFIILGIFVMTTQGQSGSTLYMVNHGISTAALFLIAGFLVSRRGSRLIAAYGGVQKVAPVLAGTFLVAGLATLSLPGLAPFISEFLVLIGTFTRYPVLAVLAATALVLSAIYVLWLYQRIMTGPVREGNERLRDLVPRELAVVTPLIVLLLVLGIYPKPALDVIDPAVGHTLTTIDQPDPAPTLADGNAP, from the coding sequence ATGCTGATGCCGCGTCGCGCGCTGGCGAAGTGGGTGGCGCTGGCGGTGTCGCTGCTGGCACTGGGCGTCACGGTCGTCATCGCCGCCGGCTTCGACCCCGGCGGGGAGCAGTACCAGTTCGTCGAATCGCGGCGCTGGATACCGTCGTTCGGCACCGGCTACATCCTGGGCGTCGACGGCATCGCCCTGGCGCTGATCGTGCTGACCGCGGTCCTGGTCCCGTTGCTGATCGTCGCCGGCTGGAATGACGCCGACAACGCCGCGCAGCGACGGTCGGTGCACACCTACCTCGCCCTGACCCTGGCGGTCGAGGGCATGGTGTTCATGTCGCTGATCGCCCTCGACATCCTGCTGTTCTACGTGTTCTTCGAAGCCATGCTGATCCCGATGTACTTCCTCATCGGCGGTTTCGGCGCCGACCGCGTCGCCTCGTCGAAGGCGGCGGTGAAGTTCCTGCTTTACAACCTGTTCGGCGGTCTGATCATGTTGGCCGCGGTGATCGGGCTGTACGTCACCACGGCGGGCAGTGACGCCTTCGGCAGCGGCACCTTCGACTTCCGCGCGATCGTCGCGGCCGTCGCCGCCGGGGACTTCGCTGTGAACCCCGCCGTGCTCAACCTGATGTTCGCCGGGTTCATGTTCGCGTTCGCGGTGAAGGCCCCGCTGTGGCCGCTGCACCGGTGGCTGCCCGACGCCGCTGTGGAGGCCACACCCGCCAGCGCCGTGCTGATGATGGCGGTGATGGACAAGGTCGGCACCTTCGGCATGCTCCGTTACTGTCTGCAGCTGTTCCCCGACGCGGCCACACTGTTCCGGCCGCTGATCATCACGCTGGCGGTGGTCGGCATCATCTACGGGGCGGTGGTGGCGATCGGACAGACCGACGTCATGCGGTTGATCGCCTACACCTCCATCTCGCACTTCGGGTTCATCATCCTCGGCATCTTCGTGATGACGACCCAGGGCCAGTCGGGGTCGACGCTGTACATGGTCAACCACGGCATCTCGACCGCGGCGCTGTTCCTCATCGCCGGATTCCTCGTCTCGCGCCGGGGGTCGCGGCTCATCGCCGCCTACGGCGGTGTGCAGAAGGTGGCGCCGGTGCTGGCCGGCACCTTCCTCGTCGCCGGTCTGGCGACGCTGTCGCTACCCGGGCTGGCGCCGTTCATCAGTGAGTTCCTGGTGCTCATCGGCACGTTCACCCGGTATCCGGTGCTGGCCGTGCTGGCGGCCACCGCGCTGGTGCTCTCGGCGATCTACGTGCTGTGGCTGTATCAGCGCATCATGACCGGACCGGTTCGCGAGGGCAACGAACGGCTACGCGATCTCGTGCCGCGCGAACTCGCCGTGGTGACACCGCTGATCGTGCTGCTGCTCGTGCTGGGGATCTACCCGAAACCGGCACTCGACGTCATCGACCCGGCCGTCGGGCACACGTTGACCACCATCGACCAGCCCGATCCGGCACCCACGCTGGCTGATGGGAACGCCCCGTGA
- the nuoN gene encoding NADH-quinone oxidoreductase subunit NuoN — MLIVIGAAIAGVLIEAFLPRRSRYAAQVALALGATAAALAAVVLLVRQLSGEVGRSAVMGSVVIDRPALFLQGTILIVAVLGVLLIAERRIPVATDTDDDPPGFDAFTPQASAVPGSVAERVATRAGAAQTEVFPLTMFAVAGMLLFPAADDLLTMFIALEVLSLPLYLLCGLARRRRLLSQEASLKYFLLGAFSSAFFLYGAAMLYGYAGTLDLRGIAAVVAEDTGKTSLALTGTGLILVGLLFKVGAAPFHSWIPDVYQGAPTPVTAFMAAATKIAAFGAMLRIFYVALPELRAEWRPVLWAVAILTMVVGTVTAVTQTDVKRMLAYSAIAHSGFILTGVIAENRPGLSSVLFYLFAYGFSTVGAFAVVGLVRGADGQEETSMARWAGLGRRNPLVGAVFSLFLLAFAGIPLTSGFVAKFAVFKAAGEGGAIPLVVVGVVASAVAAYFYVRVIVLMFFTDPPLDAPQIVVPSGLTTAAVTVTAAVTLALGALPQPLLDLADSADLFLR, encoded by the coding sequence ATGCTGATCGTGATCGGCGCCGCGATCGCCGGTGTGCTGATCGAGGCGTTTCTGCCCAGGCGAAGCCGTTACGCCGCCCAGGTCGCGCTCGCCCTCGGGGCCACGGCGGCCGCCCTGGCCGCGGTCGTCCTGCTGGTCCGGCAGCTGTCGGGAGAGGTCGGCCGGTCCGCGGTGATGGGGTCGGTGGTGATCGACCGTCCCGCGCTCTTCCTGCAGGGCACCATCCTGATCGTCGCCGTCCTCGGCGTCCTGCTGATCGCCGAACGCCGGATCCCCGTGGCCACCGATACCGACGACGACCCACCGGGATTCGACGCGTTCACCCCGCAGGCCTCGGCGGTGCCCGGAAGCGTGGCCGAACGGGTGGCCACCCGCGCCGGGGCGGCGCAGACCGAGGTGTTCCCGCTGACCATGTTCGCGGTCGCCGGCATGCTGCTGTTCCCCGCCGCCGACGATCTGCTGACCATGTTCATCGCGCTCGAGGTGCTCTCGCTGCCGCTGTACCTGCTGTGCGGGTTGGCCCGCCGCCGCCGTCTGCTCTCCCAGGAGGCCTCGCTCAAGTACTTCCTGCTCGGCGCGTTCTCCTCGGCGTTCTTCCTCTACGGCGCGGCGATGCTCTACGGCTACGCGGGCACACTGGACCTGCGCGGGATCGCGGCCGTCGTCGCGGAGGACACCGGCAAGACCTCGCTGGCGTTGACCGGGACCGGCCTGATCCTGGTCGGGTTGTTGTTCAAGGTCGGGGCCGCGCCGTTCCACTCGTGGATCCCGGACGTCTACCAGGGCGCGCCGACGCCGGTCACCGCGTTCATGGCGGCCGCCACCAAGATCGCGGCGTTCGGCGCGATGCTGCGGATCTTCTACGTTGCCCTGCCCGAACTGCGCGCGGAGTGGCGGCCGGTGCTGTGGGCGGTCGCGATTCTCACCATGGTCGTCGGCACGGTGACGGCGGTGACGCAGACCGACGTCAAGCGCATGCTGGCGTATTCGGCCATCGCCCACTCCGGTTTCATCCTGACCGGAGTGATCGCCGAGAACCGGCCGGGTCTGTCATCGGTGCTGTTCTACCTGTTCGCCTACGGGTTCTCCACGGTCGGGGCGTTCGCGGTGGTCGGCCTCGTGCGGGGGGCCGACGGTCAGGAGGAGACCTCGATGGCCCGGTGGGCCGGGCTCGGCAGGCGCAATCCCCTTGTCGGCGCGGTGTTCTCGCTGTTCCTCCTCGCGTTCGCCGGAATCCCCTTGACCAGTGGTTTCGTCGCCAAGTTCGCGGTATTCAAGGCGGCGGGTGAGGGCGGGGCGATACCGCTCGTGGTGGTCGGCGTGGTCGCCAGCGCGGTCGCCGCGTACTTCTACGTGCGGGTCATCGTGTTGATGTTCTTCACCGACCCGCCGCTGGACGCGCCGCAGATCGTCGTGCCGAGCGGGTTGACCACCGCGGCCGTCACCGTGACCGCCGCGGTGACGCTGGCGCTCGGCGCCCTGCCGCAGCCGCTGCTCGACCTGGCCGACAGCGCCGACCTGTTCCTGCGTTAG
- a CDS encoding enoyl-CoA hydratase: protein MTSLVVLAADHGPVRLLTMNRPEARNALSRDLIRALYAALSDADADESVRAVVLTGTDPAFCAGVDLKEAARDGSTYFAEFQSQSCITRVAEMRTPIVGAVNGPVFTGGLEMALGCDFLIASERAAFADTHARVGILPGGGMTARLPQVVGAAMARRLSMTGEVVDAVRAERLGLVTEVVAHDRLVARALELAGQIADVPAATMAGLKEIYRRGTDAVISPALAAERDISGTQDRDFAGLGTRFDDVTARNRAQIGTD, encoded by the coding sequence ATGACGTCACTTGTTGTTCTGGCGGCCGACCACGGGCCCGTCCGGCTGCTGACCATGAACCGTCCGGAGGCGCGAAACGCGCTCAGCCGCGACCTCATTCGGGCGCTCTACGCCGCGCTGTCCGACGCCGACGCCGACGAATCAGTGCGCGCGGTGGTGCTGACGGGGACCGACCCGGCGTTCTGCGCAGGAGTCGACCTCAAGGAGGCCGCGCGCGACGGTTCGACCTACTTCGCTGAATTCCAGTCGCAGAGCTGCATCACCCGAGTGGCCGAGATGCGCACACCGATCGTCGGGGCGGTCAACGGTCCGGTCTTCACCGGCGGGCTCGAGATGGCGCTGGGCTGTGACTTCCTGATCGCCTCGGAGCGGGCCGCGTTCGCCGACACCCATGCCCGTGTCGGCATCCTGCCCGGCGGCGGCATGACGGCGCGGCTGCCGCAGGTGGTCGGCGCCGCGATGGCGCGACGGCTGTCGATGACCGGTGAGGTGGTCGATGCGGTGCGGGCGGAGCGGCTCGGGCTGGTGACCGAGGTGGTGGCCCACGACCGGCTAGTGGCCCGCGCGCTCGAGCTGGCGGGTCAGATCGCGGACGTGCCCGCCGCGACCATGGCCGGGCTCAAGGAGATTTATCGCCGCGGCACCGATGCCGTCATCTCCCCCGCACTGGCCGCCGAACGAGACATCTCGGGCACTCAGGACCGCGACTTCGCCGGTCTCGGAACCCGATTCGACGACGTCACCGCCCGCAACCGCGCGCAGATCGGCACCGATTGA
- a CDS encoding ABC transporter ATP-binding protein: MTPTVLRAEAIGVVRGGRHLLADVSVTIEAGQRWVVLGPNGAGKSTLLNLFGAVAHPTSGTVDVLGHRLGRVDMRELRTHIGHVNPRLRIDAPLTAREVVLTGLTNTPDFVPRWSPTDEQIGRADELIASLGLADRAGAQWQVMSQGERGRTLIARALIGEPHLLILDEPATGLDLAAREQLLAAMDGLRRSDPQLATVLVTHHIEEIPATTSHALLLRDGRIIAQGAARTVLTSAAISACFDHPITIAMSNGRWFAQAEAESYAECAD, from the coding sequence GTGACGCCGACCGTGTTGCGCGCCGAGGCGATCGGCGTCGTCCGCGGCGGGCGCCATCTGCTCGCCGACGTCTCGGTGACCATCGAGGCCGGGCAGCGCTGGGTGGTGCTGGGGCCGAACGGTGCGGGCAAGAGCACGCTGCTGAACCTGTTCGGTGCCGTCGCGCATCCCACGAGCGGAACGGTCGACGTGCTCGGACACCGGCTGGGCCGGGTGGATATGCGGGAACTGCGCACCCACATCGGGCACGTCAACCCACGGCTGCGCATCGACGCGCCGCTGACCGCCCGCGAGGTGGTGCTCACCGGCCTGACGAACACCCCCGACTTCGTGCCGCGCTGGTCACCGACGGACGAGCAGATCGGTCGCGCCGACGAGCTGATCGCCTCCCTCGGCCTCGCCGACCGGGCCGGCGCGCAGTGGCAGGTGATGTCGCAGGGGGAGCGCGGGCGCACCCTCATCGCCCGGGCGCTGATCGGCGAGCCCCATCTGCTGATCCTCGACGAACCCGCCACCGGATTGGATCTGGCTGCGCGCGAACAACTCCTGGCCGCCATGGACGGGCTGCGCCGGTCCGATCCGCAACTGGCCACCGTGCTCGTCACCCACCATATCGAGGAGATCCCGGCGACGACCTCGCACGCGCTGCTGCTGCGTGACGGCCGGATCATCGCCCAGGGGGCCGCGCGCACCGTCCTCACCTCCGCGGCGATCAGCGCGTGCTTCGACCATCCGATCACGATCGCGATGAGTAACGGTCGCTGGTTTGCCCAGGCCGAGGCCGAAAGCTACGCCGAGTGTGCGGATTGA
- a CDS encoding PIG-L deacetylase family protein, whose amino-acid sequence MTLQPFPGDWHTALVLVPHPDDPEYGIGAAVAKWTSAGRRVHYALASRGEAGIEGLAPEEAGPLREREQIRSAAIVGVEDVTFWDFPDSQIRDTPALRARISGTIEEVAPDVLITIYSGPEWAPGQPNQRDHIEFATAVTAAYDALVHPPRWLFENGPDGTHGEVVDGFVEVAVESLAAHERYLSVLDPATPVYAQARAQVEQATAGRPEFGGRPTVEFILTRTRSTP is encoded by the coding sequence GTGACATTGCAACCCTTCCCGGGCGACTGGCACACCGCGCTGGTGCTGGTGCCCCACCCAGACGATCCCGAGTACGGCATCGGCGCCGCGGTGGCGAAATGGACCTCGGCGGGCCGACGCGTGCACTACGCGCTGGCCTCGCGGGGTGAGGCCGGTATCGAGGGGCTGGCGCCGGAGGAGGCCGGTCCGCTGCGCGAGCGGGAGCAGATCCGGTCGGCCGCGATCGTCGGCGTCGAGGACGTGACGTTCTGGGATTTCCCGGACAGCCAGATCCGCGACACGCCGGCGTTGCGGGCCAGGATCTCCGGCACCATCGAGGAGGTGGCGCCCGACGTCCTCATCACGATCTACAGCGGACCCGAATGGGCACCGGGTCAGCCCAATCAGCGTGACCACATCGAATTCGCGACCGCCGTCACCGCCGCCTACGATGCGCTGGTGCATCCGCCACGCTGGCTGTTCGAGAACGGCCCCGACGGCACGCACGGTGAAGTGGTCGACGGATTCGTCGAGGTCGCGGTGGAATCGTTGGCCGCCCACGAGCGTTACCTGTCGGTGCTGGACCCCGCCACACCCGTGTACGCGCAGGCCCGCGCTCAAGTGGAGCAGGCGACCGCCGGACGGCCGGAGTTCGGTGGCCGCCCGACCGTGGAGTTCATCCTCACCCGAACCAGGAGTACGCCGTGA
- a CDS encoding TetR/AcrR family transcriptional regulator — protein MKADPSPVDKVQTAGRPRDPRIDAAILRAAADLLVEIGYSNLTMAAVAERAGTTKTAIYRRWSSKAELVHEAAFPAAPTALTAPAGDIAADVRAMIGAARDVFTSPVVRAALPGLIADMADDAGLNMRVMARFTDLFAAVRIRLADAITRGEVHGDVDPDRLIEVIGGATMLRLLLLPGGDLDDAWVDQTAAIVTRGVVA, from the coding sequence ATGAAAGCAGACCCGTCTCCGGTTGACAAGGTCCAGACCGCGGGACGTCCCCGCGATCCACGCATCGACGCTGCCATACTGCGGGCCGCCGCGGATCTGCTTGTGGAAATCGGCTATTCGAACCTGACCATGGCGGCGGTGGCCGAGCGGGCGGGCACCACGAAGACCGCCATCTACCGCCGCTGGTCGAGCAAGGCCGAGTTGGTGCACGAAGCGGCCTTCCCCGCCGCGCCCACCGCGCTGACGGCGCCGGCCGGCGACATCGCCGCCGATGTGCGCGCGATGATCGGCGCCGCCCGCGACGTGTTCACCAGCCCGGTGGTGCGGGCTGCGCTGCCGGGGCTGATCGCGGACATGGCCGACGACGCCGGCCTCAACATGCGGGTGATGGCGCGCTTCACCGATCTGTTCGCCGCGGTGCGCATCCGCCTCGCCGACGCGATCACCCGGGGTGAGGTGCACGGTGACGTCGACCCGGACCGGCTGATCGAGGTCATCGGCGGCGCCACCATGCTGCGGCTGTTGCTGCTGCCCGGCGGGGACCTCGACGACGCGTGGGTGGACCAGACCGCCGCCATCGTCACCCGCGGTGTGGTGGCATGA
- a CDS encoding phosphotransferase family protein, whose translation MPHEPAVEDVSRLQRASRDITTLPGVMSRWLATRLPGGQAPEVLVESGIDANGMSSETIILTVRDPLEQRLVARVAPAAEDVPVFSEYRLDHQFEVIRLVAELTDVPVPRVRWLEPTGEVLGTPFFLMDHVDGVVPPDVMPYTFGGNWFYDAPVERQRELQDSTVDVLAKLHSIPDPQSTFGFLAGGSGDTALRRNLNWLKAWYEFAVPGIGRSELIEQALQWLDTHWPADVAATDPVLVWGDARIGNVLYRDFRPVAVLDWEMATLGPREMDVAWMIFAHNVFQELTGLAGLEGMPHFMREEDVKATYAEKTGVQLGDLQWFYVYSGVIWACVFMRTSARRVHFGEMEPPTDVESLFYHGALLRRLIGGRDERSREEQRGDA comes from the coding sequence ATGCCACACGAACCGGCTGTCGAAGACGTCAGCCGCCTGCAGCGCGCCAGCCGCGACATCACCACCCTGCCCGGCGTCATGTCGCGCTGGCTGGCCACCCGGCTACCCGGTGGGCAGGCCCCGGAGGTTCTGGTCGAGAGCGGTATCGACGCCAACGGAATGTCATCGGAGACAATCATTCTCACCGTGCGCGACCCGCTGGAGCAGCGCCTCGTCGCCCGTGTGGCACCCGCCGCCGAGGACGTCCCGGTGTTCTCCGAGTACCGGCTGGACCACCAGTTCGAGGTGATCCGCCTGGTAGCGGAGCTGACCGATGTCCCCGTGCCCCGGGTGCGCTGGCTGGAACCCACGGGTGAGGTGCTCGGCACGCCGTTCTTCCTCATGGACCACGTCGACGGAGTCGTCCCACCCGATGTCATGCCGTACACGTTCGGCGGCAACTGGTTCTACGACGCGCCCGTCGAACGGCAACGCGAACTGCAGGACAGCACCGTCGACGTGTTGGCCAAGCTGCACTCCATCCCCGACCCGCAGAGCACGTTCGGGTTCCTCGCCGGCGGCTCCGGGGACACCGCGCTGCGACGAAACCTCAACTGGCTGAAGGCCTGGTATGAGTTCGCGGTGCCCGGCATCGGCCGCTCGGAGCTGATCGAGCAGGCGCTTCAGTGGCTGGACACGCACTGGCCGGCCGACGTCGCGGCGACCGATCCGGTGCTGGTCTGGGGTGATGCGCGGATCGGCAATGTGCTGTACCGGGACTTCCGCCCCGTCGCGGTGCTGGACTGGGAGATGGCGACGCTCGGACCCCGCGAGATGGACGTGGCCTGGATGATCTTCGCCCACAACGTCTTTCAGGAACTGACCGGCCTCGCCGGACTCGAGGGCATGCCGCACTTCATGCGCGAGGAGGACGTCAAGGCGACCTACGCCGAGAAGACCGGCGTGCAACTCGGTGACCTGCAATGGTTCTACGTCTACTCCGGGGTGATCTGGGCGTGCGTGTTCATGCGCACCAGTGCGCGGCGGGTGCACTTCGGTGAGATGGAGCCGCCGACCGACGTGGAATCGCTGTTCTACCACGGCGCGCTGCTGCGCCGCCTTATCGGAGGGCGCGATGAGCGCTCGCGCGAAGAGCAGAGAGGAGACGCCTGA